ggcccagaggtGGGAGTAGAGGTGGGAAATGTGCGGCTTTTCAAGAGGGAGAGGTATCTGAGGTTCCAGCTGGGCTGGGTGGCCATGCTCTGGGGCTGGGTGAGAGgtgggccctgcaggcccctaCTTCTCTGGCCCTGCTGGTCTGCAGCAGTCAGCCTGGCCCAGCATCCCCAGTGGTAGCCAGAGCCCAGGAACAAGGAGAGAAACCAGAAATGAGACAACCTCAGAAGAAACTGGAACTTTCTGCCAAAAACCAGATGTCTGCTTGCCATGGGCCACATTCTGTGCTGAGCCTGGGGACATAGTTTCTGCCCTCAAGGGACTCTGCATTACATCAGAGGAAACAGAAATGGGATGAAATTGACAATGTGTCAGAGTGTGAGGGGTTCTGCAGCTCTCCACCCCGCCACAGTGAGAACAGAGACTCGGGTGTATGCAGAGGCCCCTTTGAGCTGTAAGGCAGAGAGGGGctccccaggcagagggaggaaggaaagaagggaggggagcaggCAGACATTTCAGGGGAAGGGACACTTGTACCAAGACATGAAGGGACACGAGAAGACTGGAAAGTAGGCATAGGcggtgggaggctggaggaagtCCCAGGCACAGTTACTGAGGCACCACCCCCATATGCCCACCCCTTACTCTGCCCCTGAGGGCCAGGCATGGGGACCTGGATGGTGGGATGGAGCTGGGGCCAAAGTCCAGCTACACTGGTGATCAGGTGGCTGTTGTGTCCCCCTTCCCAACTCCTATTCCCCAAATTCTCATCTGCCCCTGTGCTGCCTGGTTGTCCTGAGTGGTCCAAGAAGTGGTTTTTTCCTGTAGCCACCTGGTCTCCCCTCCATGTCTGTTTCCCCCTGTCCCAAGGGTAGGTCCCAACTTCACTTTCTAGAAGCTTGGCCATAGAGATCCTGTTTGACTTTGCTGCTCTGTCCCGATGGAGGGGAGCAGTCACGACATGTGAGGTCTTAGATTTTCACTGTGTTCTCTGTGCCCACTGCCACAAGCGCCTGTAAAAATAGGAAAAGCCATTAATTATTAAGCACTGACATTctctctctgcccacctccctcccccaccttggGCCAGGTGCGACAGGCCCTGTGGGTACCTCTTTCCAGGCTGAGAGATGGCTGCTGAGTCACAGATTTGAGCCCTGGGACCCACCACTCCTGCCCCGCCTAGGCTGACCTGTGTCCTCAGCCTTAGGAGAGCTGTGACACGGCAGTGCAGGGAGCTCCTTCCTCCCCGCAGGTTACGCCAAAGGTGACCTGACCCTGATTCTGCAGACCCAGAGTTCTTGACAATTGTGTCCtggaagctgggggtgggggacgacAGCCCTGCCGGGTGACCAGGTGGTAACTCGCATCCTCCGCCTGGAACCCGCATCCCTACCTTTGTCTCCTCTTCCCTATGCGGACTCCATCCCTTTCCCGTCCTTTTGCTCTGCAGTCTGTCGTAGCCCAGCCGGTGAGGGGCCGTGGGATTCCGAGGTTTCTCTTCAAAGATGTCCCCTCAGCTCCTCAGCCATCCCTTCTCAGGCCTCTGGGGCGTGCTTCACATAAAACCACTAAAGCCCACTGAAGGAGACCCCAGAAAGCCCCGTTGTCCAGGCAGGGGAGGTGCCAGCCCAGACTCCGTACCTTCCCTGGCTTGGTGCAGTGTGACCATTAATCTGGCAGGGGCGGCTGTTAGTTACTCCGCTTCTACTTCCTGCCTCGCCAGCTCCCCCTTCTgctcccaggcctccctccccagcctggagcGGGCACCAGCCAGCGGCTCTCAGCTAGGTGGTGTCCTCTCCCTAGCACTTGGCTGCATTCAgcggcccccaccccaccaccccctgCACTGCAGCTTCTCCACTTCCCGTGATCCCTCTGGCAGCGGTGGCCAGCTTAGCTTGCACCGTGATCCAGTTTCCCTGAAACGTCTGAgctcctgcccctccaccccaAAACAGCTTCTACTgtgttttcccttcctccccatccctgaGTCTCTAGGCAGCCCAGGACACATTCTCTGCCTTCGAAGAGCAACTTTCAATGTCCCTGGTTTATAGTGTGGTGTATACCGCAGGGCCTGCCAGGGTTAGAAGTACACTCGCAGCCCAGACACTCGCCTGGAAGGAGGGCATGACGTTGCATTGCTCTgggcctttcctccctccccctctgtgGCCTTGGACTCTAGTTAAGCTGCAGGAGCTCCACGCAGACCACCACGTGAAGTGTGTCCCCTGATGCCACTGCAGGGGGAGGAAAGAGTAGCAGTGGCCTCTTCACAGACCACCTAACAGTTTCCAAGGGGGAAACATTTAGCAGGGTGTTCCTTCTCATTTATACCTGAACTACTGGATCCTGTTTGGGGACGAGCTGAATGCTCGCCATCCCATTAGGGAGACTGGGAGGATGGCGTGGCGCTGTCATCACGAACCGTGGGCGGTCTCGCTGCACTCCCCAGTTACTGCTAAGCACAACTTAACACAGGGTTGTAGCTCAACGATCTTAACATCCAACTTCACACTTTGTAGACGCCTCCAGACTTTCCCACCTTATAGTTAATAAATTCCTACAGCAAGTGTCCTCATTCTCTTAGTAGGTTTATTTTAGGTAACTAGATTTTCTTGGCGTCCTCATCAGAAAGCTAATTGCTCAAGGCTAAAGGTTACCTGTgatatataatttagttttttttttaacggcTGAGGTAGGTGTTTGGGGAAGCTGCTTTCGTTTTTGCAGGCTAAGTTGTGGCGGCCTTGCGCTAGGATAGCAGCTTTGCACTCCGTCTCCACATGACATCTGGGCACGAGGCCCTGCTCTGGCTCAGGCCCAGCCTGGGGACTCCACTCTGGCTCTTCCAAACCTCACCTCTGCGTGTCGGGGCAGTCTCCGGGTTTGTTCCTGTCAGGCAGCTTGGCCTTTTGTCCAGGCCTGGTGGCTGGTCAGTCCCCTCTGGCTTTCAAAAGGTGACTCAGTCCTGCCCCCAGCTTGGCTGAAAGAAAGCCCGAGGCTCTGCCCCAGACTGCCCACGAAGAGTCACCGCCCTCAGCGCTTGTCCGAGAGGAAGACCGCCACCCCAGGCCTGTCCGATGCGTAGCAAAGCTCTCAGCCGAAACAACTGTATTTAGGAAACTTGCCCAGAGGGAGTACAGAGCCCATCCATCCTCTGGGGACCCTAGAACTATCAGTATGTGTAAaaagggaagcaggaaagagCTGAATCCCTGGACCACATCATACTGGCCCCAGAGGATCTGTCTTTATGCATCTTGATCTGGATTTACACCGCCAGCCTAGATTGAGAGCTGCTTAAGAAACAGCCTCATAAAGTGAAAAAGACCAATGCTTTCCTGGACAGTCTTTTGGCAGAATGAATCAAAAAGGCCTACCCTTTGTCCCAGTGATTCTGTCTCCAGGAAAGAGACCTAAGGAAATAGGCAATGATTTGCACAAATGTTTTGTACAATGAAGTTAATTACAGTTTCgtttttaatagagaaaaaaattgaaagacacCCTAAAGGTCCAACACCAAGTTCTATTTAGGGACAGTTATATGGACACCTGTATACAATAGAATGTTCTACATCCACTAAAAATGATCATATAGATTTATGTTGACACAAAAAGCCACCCATGCCGTATTGATAAATGCAGGTACAGAAAAATATGATTCTGTTTACACAAAATTATATCTACAGGTGTTTAGAGCACAGAGAACTGTTTGGAGGATGGCCACCAAATGTTAACAGCATCTTTCTCTAGGtggtatatttatttccttttctttcttctactccatttctcccctcctcccaggccaCATACGTAGAGTGTAATTTTAATTACTTGTGAATGACATTATTCTTTCATAACCATTTCGGGCCATGTCCgtttctttctggaattcccAATTATAGGTAAGATTGTTTAGGAGGTATagtttcatgtaatttttttttcattgctttttaacctttatgtactttttaaaaaaatcacgtATGccttaagaaaaacattaaagcTAGTTAGCTATAATtacagcattctgggaggccaaggcgggaggattgcttgaagccagcaattcaagaccagcctgggcaaccatagcaagaccccatctctacaaaaaattaaaaaaatcagccaggcacagtggcacatgcctgtagtcccagctactctagaggctgaggcaggaggatggcttaagcctagaagttcgaggctgcagtgagctatgattgtgccattgcacacTAGCCTGAGTGAcggagtgaggccctgtctcagtAAAGCAATAAGTAATTAAGAACACAGCCTTGTGAAACTTGCCCTGAGCTTGCTCTAAGTTTATCACCCTGCCTAACTCTTTTTAGAAATGAagggaataataaatatatttaatatgtatatgcATAGTGGTAGGGGTTGTATCCATTCCAAAATCTAGGTACCATCGCACAAGTCAGACCCACAAAGAGAAGTTTTAGCGATTTCAGTGCCTGCCACTTCCTTCTAACCTCTTCCCCCACTGCCCCCAACATCCCCTAAAAACAGGACAGAttctctcccagcctctctgaTGGATGCTCATTTACTttttgctggggtgggggaggggaggttccGGTCCTACAAGGTACAAGAACTAGGGCTATTGGAGGAGGATAGTTTTGCCACCCAAGGAAAGTAGAAGGTTTGAGAAAAGAGTATGTGTTACTAGGATGGAATGGTACCCAACTGGGGTAAGGATACCTGAATTCTACTCCCAGAATGGCCATAAACCAAATGGTGGCCTTGGGCTAGTCACTCTTCACTCTCCTGCCtgtcatccataaaatgaagaaCTTGGACGAAAGAGTTCTGAATCCTCATCTAATTCTAATACTTAGCAAGCCCTTCTGCCCTCTCTGCCTCTCAGTGAGCTCCTATTCACCCTTCTAAGCCCAACATGAAGGCTGCCCATTGTCTGAgcctcccatcacccccaggAAGAGTGAAGCCCTCCCTTACCTCTCATCCTAGGGCAATTTGCTCCTATGTCTGTGGATGCTCTTACCACATTCcactcattctttcaaaaaagatttatttattatgcACTGACTCTGTCCCAGGCAGTGCCCTCAGCACTGAGGAtaccagtgaacaaaacagataaaaatccttGCCCCAGCCAGGTgccatggcacatgcctgtagtcccagctacttgggaggctgaagctggaggatcactcgaacccaggagctcaaggctgcagtgagccatagTCACTGTATGAATGGCCACTgtaatccagcctgggcaacatagtgagaccctatttcaaaaaaaaaaaaaaaaaaaatccctgtgccATGAGCTCACAATTAGTTCAGGGAGATAACAAGATAAATGAGTAACGAGTTTGGTAAAACAGATAGTGCtaagtgctaaggagaaaaattattgGGGGGAAAGAGTGCAGGGCAGTGGAAGTTGCAAATCTGAATCAAGTGGTTAGGGAAAGACCCCctggagaaagtgacatttaagcacAGACTTACAGGAGAAGGGGAGCAAGCCCTGGGAGGCTCAGGAAAGGACCAGAAGTGACAGTCAATGCATAGACTTAGATCCTGGCTTACATCTCCTCCCAGGCCTCAAGGCTCCATGTGTCTTGGTTGCCTAgggcgccccccgccccccgccacagTGGATGCTCTGAACATTAATGGGGGTCTTCTGTCTTTGTTCTCATGCTGCTCATGTTTCTCCCACCCTCTCATCCCTCCCTGCAGACTTACACCTGGCTGCGGAGCTGGGGAAGACTCTGCTGGAGAGGAACAAGGAGCTGGAGGAGTCCCTGCAGCAGATGTACTCCACCAACGAGGAACAAGTGCAGGAGATCGAGGTGAGGGGCCATGCAGGCCCTGTACATACTTGCCCCGCCCATCAGAGGCCCCTTGGCCCACGTGTGCCTTTGTGCAACTTAGAAAAAGGCAACCACTTAGCAGATACAACCTTGGCCCAACAGCCTTGCACAGTTCACAACCTGCACAACTATCCCAGGCAGCCCCATTTTACTGTCTTTACCCCTCAATCAGCTGAAGacaaatatttcaaaggaaaccTGCCCTTAGAAGTGGGAGTAGGGCCCAGGCAGAGACATTTGCCCCTACCCCATTCTAAAAGGTTACTCGATGCCCCCTGGCCCCCAGTACCTGACCAAGCAGCTGGATACTCTGCGGCATGTGAATGAGCAGCATGCCAAAGTGTACGAGCAGTTGGACCTGACAGCCCGAGACCTGGAGCTGACCAACCAGAGGCTGGTGCTGGAGAGTAAGGCTGCCCAGCAGAAGATCCATGGGTGAGGGCCCGGCTGAGGGCTGGGGAGCGGATGAGggagaggcccagggctgggtgtGCACATGGGTCTACAGACTTGTGGGTATGACTCATGCACTTCTCCCTAAAAACCTAGGATGACAGTGAGTTTGCCCTTGTCGATTTTTCATGGTTTAACATTTAGGCCACAACCCTTCTTTAAGCACCAACTATGCATCaggatctgttttattttttaatttttaatttcatttttagacagGCTCTTATTCTGttacccatgctggagtgcagtggcatgatcatagctcgccgcagcctccagctcctgggctcagtcaatcctcctgcttcagcctcccaggtagctaggataCAGGcgcatgctaccatgcccggctgatttttaaagttttttgtagagatcgggtcttgctatgttgcccaggctggtctcagactcctgcaGGCTCTGTTTTAGACACTGAGGATACAATGGTGGAGATACAAAGATGCTGTCCCACCGCTGGGAGCTCACAGCCtgggagagaaggcaggcgtgTAAATATTCTATTTCAGTGCAGGATGATAAGTGATAGAGGAGTGTACAAGGAACTGAGGTGGCAGAAAGGAGGAGTGATCGGCTTGACCTGGGAGGTATGGAAGAAGAGTGGATCCTTAGGCATGCACAGAGTTCCCCATCTGACCCTTGGGCTAGGCAGCACAGCTCCAGGGTTCCTGCCTGTCCCCTACCCCACATCCCTCCATCTGCAGGGAGCCATAGCGCAGTAAGGTGGGCTGGCCCTCTCCCCTTAAAACCTCTCCCTTGCatgtcccctgccccaccccaccccaccccccaggctgACGGAGACCATTGAGCGCCTGCAGGCCCAGGTGGAGGAGCTGCAGGCCCAGGTGGAGCAGCTGAGGGGCCTGGAGCAGCTGCGAGTGCTCCGGGAGAAGCGGGAACGCAGGCGCACCATCCACACGTTTCCCTGCCTGAAGGAGCTGTGCACCAGCCCCCGGTAGGTGAGGGCACTACTCTGTGTCTCTGAGTCCCCAGGGCTgccagccagggcaggggagaggcagcaGGTGGGAACAAGAGTTGGTGCATCGTCCAGGCCATGAGAGAAGCTGGTACTGTTGCTGATGACAGTCATAGCTGctggcatttactgagtgctgatTTAATTCTCATTGCAACACTGGGAGGGGTCTTTTGTTATGCCCACTAcccagatgagaaaattgaagctcgGAGGTTATGTGTCTTACCCAAGGTCACTTGTTTAGTAAGAGGCACAGCCAGGATTCTAACCCAGGAGGGGTCAACCACTGTACTTTTCAATTTCCGTCAAATCTAAGACCTGACAACTATTACCCTTAATAAGGTAAGAATACCTATCACATATTTAGTGGGTGTTTCAATAAGAGTCCTGGTAGGAAATAGTGCCTCACACAGAGGAACAGATAAGTTAATAAAGAAGAGGTGTGGGCAAGGAGTAGGGAAACCACGGGAACACTACAGTGCCCTGGGCTGCAGCAGAGAGGGGAGCTGTTCCCAGCCCTAGGCAAGTGgcaaggggaagagagaaggcTGCCCAGCCGGCAGTGACCATGGAGAGAACCCAGGGAGGACGTACCTgcagcctccctctgcccctcccccctccccactgccccccacaGGCTGAGCCCTGGAGAGAGTGGGAAGACCTATCTGGGGCCGCGGTTGGTGGTCAGCCTCCCCAGGCATAGAGTAGGGGAgaagggtgaagggtgaagggtgaaTGGTGGAGAGTGGATGGGGAGGAGCAAACGTAACTCCAGCCCAGTGCACAAGAGATTTGTAAGGACTGAGGCTGGGCTGTAGGGCCCCGGCCATGacctctgccccgccccctgccccctgccccctgccccgtcTCCCCGCCAGGTGCAAAGATGCCTTCCGCCTCCACAGTTCCTCCCTGGAGCTGGGCCCGCGGCCCCTGGAGCAGGAGAACGAGCGGCTGCAGACCCTGGTGGGGGCGCTGCGCTCCCAGGTGAGCCAGGAGCGGCAGCGCAAGGAGCGCGCCGAGCGCGAGTACACGGCGGTGCTGCAGGAGTACTCGGAGCTCGAGCGGCAGCTGTGCGACATGGAGGCCTGCCGCCTGCGCGTGCAGGAGCTGGAGGCCGAGCTGCTGGAGCTGCAGCAGATGAAGCAGGCCAAGACCTACCTGCTGGGCCGGGAGGACCAGCTGGCTGAGGCTCTGCTGGCGCCCCTCACCCAGGCCCCTGAGGCCGACGACCCCCAGCCGGGCCGCGGGGAGGACCCAGGTGCCCAGGACGGTGTCCCCTCGCCGGCCGCCTCCCCGGGTCACGCAGTGCGCAAGAGTTGCAGCGACACGGCCCTCAACGCCATCGTGGCCAAAGACCCAGCCAGCCGGCATGCGGGCAACCTGACGCTGCACGCCAACAGCGTGCGCAAGCGGGGCATGTCCATCCTGCGCGAGGTGGACGAGCAGTACCACGCGCTGCTCGAGAAGTATGAGGAGCTGCTGAGCAAGTGCCGGCAGCACGGGGCCGGCGTGCGGCATGCCGGCGTGCAGACCTCGAGGCCCATCTCCCGCGACAGCTCGTGGAGGGACCTGCGGGGGGGCGAGGAGGGCCAGGGGGAGGCCAAGGCCGGGGAGAAAAGCCTGAGCCAGCACGTGGAGGCCGTGGACAAGCGGCTGGAGCAGAGCCAGCCCGAGTACAAGGCTCTCTTCAAGGAGATCTTCTCCAGGATCCAGAAGACCAAGGCTGACATCAATGCCACCAAAGTCAAGACGCACAGCAGCAAGTGACCCTTTCCTGGCCTGCATGCCTGGCCCGTGCATCCTCTGGTGAGGGAGAGCCTTCAGCAGCAATACATCACAGCACGGGGCTGCTCCAGAGGCGCATGACAAGTGGGTCCCTCTGATCTGGGATCACAGCACGTTCCCTGATGATGTGGGAGGCGGCCAACCTGTCCTGCCTCCCAGGAGCCCTTGGCCACCTGCATCAGCCCAAAGGCGCAGCCCAGAGTTTCAAAGCCAAACGTCCCCACTCCCCCAGGGATCCCCATGCTCTCCCAGTCCCCGGCTTGCTGACCCTGGGCCTCACCCTCAGATTGGTGGCCAGCCTTCTGCAAGCCTTTTTGggttatttggctttttaaattttttccaaagtTTGGTTTTTCTGAGAGATTTGCCATTAGAGGTCTCCTTGACCCCTCGCCACAACTGGAAACACTTGAAAGGGGACCCCAGAGCCACTGTTTCAGGTTTCAGGGGTCTCCTGGACCACCCACTGCTTCTCCCCAGCTGTGATGCTCCCACATTTCCTCAGCACCAGCTGCCCCAACCTGGGGTCCTGACCAGGTCAGAGACGGCCCCTGCCTTGCAGAGCAGGAGGCCTCAGCCAGGCCCGGGTGTCCCCTGATCCAGCCCTGCCTAGGCCAGGCTTCTCCCCGGAGACCCTCAGCTCACAGCAGATCTGTAGCCAatcagaggaggggaaggggagcccCTGGCAGAGCCGTGCACTGTTTCCCTCAGAGCCAGCCCCTCCAGGTCCAGCCCAGACATGCCTGCTGGGGCTGTTAAGCCTTCCAGGGGCTGGGGCGGTGGGAGCCCCCACCTCTGCACACCGCCTCCCACTCACCAAGCTTGGCTTCTGCCTCCCCTCTCTTCACCTGCCCACATCTCAGGGACCATGATGTCTCATTCACTCCATGCTCCCCACAGGCCAACCCTGGCACAGGTCACACCTGCAGCCCCCAGAATGTcctgggcatgtgccaccagccAGTGGTCTCAGTGTCCACTCCTACCCCCACTTCACTGGGGACTGTCAGATCCTCACCCCACACCGAGTAGTATTGAATTGGGACAGGGATAAGAAACgtgtcccctctctccctctgatAAAATGCCTGCTTTTAACCTCCCACTTTTGTGGGGGGCCTTTGAGGACCCAGCTGGGTTAGGGGTTTAATTTTTTGGTTTAAGACTTCAGAGAGTCAACCTTCAGCTAAGAGATGCCCACGTCCCCAGCTTGCCCTGGCCAGTCCTTCAGTTCTGGTTCCTTCTGCTGCCCTTCCTGAGACCCTAGAAATCAGAGGAGCCATACAGTCCAGTGGAAGGCGGTGGCCCTGGCCTCTGTGCCAGGAACCCATTGGGAACTTTCATGCCTTACTTATTTGTAATGGGTACGGGGTTTTCTTAACACGCACGCCCGACCTCCCTGGAGACACCACCCTGCTCTCCGGGCGGCACTGTGATGCGAGCTGGCGGCTGGGTCCTTCCATTCATGCAACTTGGAACCTTTTGTCCTTTGGGCTGGGCAGCTCCCGGCCCTCCATGTGTCTCTGTTATCTGGGGGGAGGAgtggagggagagggtgggggaagagcTCTGGCCTGTCTGCCCCCAGCGCTGTAGTGGCTGACCAGCGTCGCCTTTGAAGTATACGtgagagaaatatatttacaaatgctTTATTCTCCTCTTTAATAAAAAATGCATCAGTATTCTAAAAGTAGAAATGGCCTCAGTGCCTTCTCTGTGTGTCATGCACCTGCCTCCCATCACGCACAGCTACAGGGAGAGGGTGGCACCCCTAGCACCGCTCCCCCATGTCCCTATGGGGTCCTCTACGGCCACTCGGGCCTGAGTTCTCAGCTCTCCCTCCTCGCTTCCCCATGATTGGTGGCTGAGTGGCTCTAAATAGCAGGCTGTCTGTGGAGTTTCTATATTTGCTGAGTGCCGGCGATCAGTCATGCTGAGGACACACGGTGAACAAAACCTCCAGGGCCCCTCTTACCTTGGACTTTACATTCCGGTGTGGGGAGAtccaccaaaaataaacaaagaaaaggtaGTGCGATGGGGAAAGCAGGGCAGGAGGGCGGTGCTACCGCAGCTGGGCATGCACGTGTAAGGGGgcaaggtgaatttttttttaaaaatcttacaaaatCTTGTACCTATAGATATATACAGTACAGGGAGAGAGATCTGGTCTATCCGTGGTACTCACATTCCTGGGGGAGCAATTAGGGGGAAAGTGTCTAAATGGGCTTTttccaggtgggaagggggagggataACGGGAAGAAAAGGCTGAAGGCCACTAAGCCAGGGTGGGCAGGGCGCCCTCTGAGAGCGGTGGCAATTTAGCTGAGACCCAAAGGCCAGGGCAGGATCAGCCGGGAAGACCAGTGCAGGTCCAGGGAGCAGCTGGGGCCCCTGGGAGCCTCCTCCTAAGTGCAATGAGAAGCGATGACAGGGCTGCTGGCCGAGGCTTTAAAAGGTTTCCTGGGCTGCTAGCAGAGGTTGAATCATAGAGGTAGAGTGACGGAGACTGGGGTGGGGCTAATGCCCTGAGAGACCCTGAAGCATGGGGAAGCCTGTCAGCCCTTGGGGAGCCACCCATTGGTGACAGGACAGTCACAGGAATAACAAGAGGGCCATCTCCTGGTGTTTTTCAACTTTATAAACCCCACACCTCTCTTccatctatattaaaaaaaaaacccaccactcCCATTcttcacccacccacccccccatccctCTTGTCCCCACGTTATAGAGAGGCCAGGATGGCACACAGAGAAGGGCTGGTCTTCTTGGGCCCACCATCCACAGGGTTTCACCCGCCTCCCTCTCGTACTGCAGCTGCGGTCAGTCTGCtgggttttctgttttcctcattgCAGAATGATGGTGAGGGTGCCTTTTCAAAACTTCCCGTACTCCACCCAGCCCTCTCCAAATCCAGTAACG
The Eulemur rufifrons isolate Redbay chromosome 9, OSU_ERuf_1, whole genome shotgun sequence DNA segment above includes these coding regions:
- the CDR2L gene encoding cerebellar degeneration-related protein 2-like isoform X2, which codes for MRRAAGMEDFSAEEEEPWYDQQDLEQDLHLAAELGKTLLERNKELEESLQQMYSTNEEQVQEIEYLTKQLDTLRHVNEQHAKVYEQLDLTARDLELTNQRLVLESKAAQQKIHGLTETIERLQAQVEELQAQVEQLRGLEQLRVLREKRERRRTIHTFPCLKELCTSPRSSLELGPRPLEQENERLQTLVGALRSQVSQERQRKERAEREYTAVLQEYSELERQLCDMEACRLRVQELEAELLELQQMKQAKTYLLGREDQLAEALLAPLTQAPEADDPQPGRGEDPGAQDGVPSPAASPGHAVRKSCSDTALNAIVAKDPASRHAGNLTLHANSVRKRGMSILREVDEQYHALLEKYEELLSKCRQHGAGVRHAGVQTSRPISRDSSWRDLRGGEEGQGEAKAGEKSLSQHVEAVDKRLEQSQPEYKALFKEIFSRIQKTKADINATKVKTHSSK
- the CDR2L gene encoding cerebellar degeneration-related protein 2-like isoform X1, which encodes MRRAAGMEDFSAEEEEPWYDQQDLEQDLHLAAELGKTLLERNKELEESLQQMYSTNEEQVQEIEYLTKQLDTLRHVNEQHAKVYEQLDLTARDLELTNQRLVLESKAAQQKIHGLTETIERLQAQVEELQAQVEQLRGLEQLRVLREKRERRRTIHTFPCLKELCTSPRCKDAFRLHSSSLELGPRPLEQENERLQTLVGALRSQVSQERQRKERAEREYTAVLQEYSELERQLCDMEACRLRVQELEAELLELQQMKQAKTYLLGREDQLAEALLAPLTQAPEADDPQPGRGEDPGAQDGVPSPAASPGHAVRKSCSDTALNAIVAKDPASRHAGNLTLHANSVRKRGMSILREVDEQYHALLEKYEELLSKCRQHGAGVRHAGVQTSRPISRDSSWRDLRGGEEGQGEAKAGEKSLSQHVEAVDKRLEQSQPEYKALFKEIFSRIQKTKADINATKVKTHSSK